Genomic window (Falco cherrug isolate bFalChe1 chromosome 4, bFalChe1.pri, whole genome shotgun sequence):
CTCCCTCCTtgtcccctgccccagggcctATTttcctgggcaggagcagcaagtGCGGCTAATCTACCAGGGGCAGCTGCTCCGCGATGACACCCAGAGCCTGGCCGCCCTGCACCTCGCACACAACAGCGTCCTGCACTGCCAcatctcccagcacagcccggcCCCCGCGCCCACCGGCTCCCACGCCTCTGCCGACCCCGTACACGCCGCCCTCAACGTGGGCAGCCTCATGCTGCCACTCTTCGTGCTGATGCTGGCCGTGCTCTGGTACTTTCAGCTGCAGTACCGCCATGTCTTCACTGCCACCGCAACCACCTTCCTAGCTGGCCTCACCCTCCTCTTCAGCTTCATGGCCTTCACCATGTACCGCAGATAGCACGGCCCCATGCCCAGAAAGGAGCCGCCACACCCGGAGAATGCGTGGTCCCGGGTGGAGACTGCCTGCTGCACCTGAGCCTGGGGGGTCCACAGACTGTGTcccccgggggctgcaggacctggcagggccggtgccccgGTAGGAGGCAGACAGCCTGCCCGCACGCTGTGGCTTgagggctgggcagtgctgcagctggagccagggTTGTCGCAGGAGCGAGTGCTACctctggggatggggggggggggggggggggggggggcggggtccgagtgccccccagccctgtgcagagAATCTGCCTGGCTCCCCCACCCCACATGCCACTCCCGGGCCTATGCACGGGAGAGCCCTCCTGCCCGGGCCTCTGCCACTCCGCTGGGACTGCTTGCCCACGGCAGGACAGTCTGGCCGCCCGGCACCTCCCGGAGCCTGCTCCCCGGGAATTCCGGGGCTCCTGGCGGGGGGCAACATGAGCTCCCCGCCGCTCTGTTACGATTAAAGAGAAAGGACTGTGAACGGTCGCGGCCTCCCGGTTCTGCTGCTGCGCCGCCGGGGGAAGGGCGGAAGGGGGGGCACCGtggcggcgggaggggcgggggcgggcccTTGAGGGGGGCGGGGTTCTctggcggggcggggcctgcgCCTCAGGCTGCGCGTACCGCAGGGCTGTAGCTTGCGCGCGTGCGCCGGCAGAGCCGCCCCGCCCCTTCGCGAGGCGCTTGCTCATTGGAGGGAGGTTAGCGTTTATTTACATATGCCTCTACGCACGCGGACCGGCCCGCCCCCGGAAGTGTGGGCCGTGCGGagggcggggccgcggcctcCTTCGGCCCTACGGGGGCTGTCGGGAAGATGGCGGACTCGATGTCCGGGCGGTGCTGagcggccggggcggcggcgggtcCCAGCGCGGCCGCGAGCGCCATGTAGGGCTgggccgggggccgggcgggaCAGGGCCGGGCCGGGTTGCTGGCCGGGCGCCGCGGGGCCTGCCTACGCTGGGCGGGTGGGGACAGCgcccgtggtgggccgggtGTCGTGGTGCCGGTGCCGCCCAGCTCGGCCCGGGGGTCCTGGTACCAGAGGAGGGGAAGATCGGGGCAACCCTGGGATCCCGGTACCGAGGGAGGAGAGCTCAGTCCGGCCCGGGGGTGCCGGCACTGGGATAATGGAAGATCGGGGTGTCCCAGGGGTCCCGGTGCCCGTCGGGGCTCTGTATGTGCCGGGGCGCCGGGAAGGTGGGAGATGTGCGAGCCGGGGGCACCGGGAGAGGGGAGGGGCTTGTGTGGGCCGGGGACACCGGGGTCCCGGAACACCGGGGCTCGAGTGGGCTGCGGGCCCGCGGCCTGGGCGGCTGTGCAGGGCGGGGGTCCCGGTGCCAAGGGGGTTTTTGTGGGTGGGGGGACCTCAGAACGGCGCGGGCAGGCACCCCTGCACTGGGGCAGATCCCTGCAGGAGGGGTCCCAGTGTGGGCTCCATGTGTCCCTTGCTGGTTCCAGGCCTCCCAGAGACACGAGCTCACCGCCCCTCTCATCCCCCGTCTCATCCCCAGGGTCTCCCAGTTCTCGGAAGCCTCTCAAGCTGCCCTGCCCTCGCCATGCTGCGCCTGCTGCCATGGCTCCGTGCTCTGACCCGGGAGAGCGTGCGGCCTGGCGTCCTGCAGGGCCTGGCTGCTGGTGACAGGAGCAGGGCCGGGATGTATCCCACCTGCTACTGTGCAGGCAAAGCTAAGCAGCGGGCTGTGCTGCTCCCCCTGGACCCCTACGGCCATGGGCTGCTGCACACCTTTCCCCCAGATGCCTACAGGACTCGAGGCCATGGTAAGCGGAAGAGCTGGAACTTCATTCATGAGAAGATGAGTTATGACACCTTCTTCACAATGAAGCGTCTGATAGAGCGCTCACGCAGCGTAGGGGAAGTGCTGCGGTGGGTCACGCAGAACCCCAGCAAGGTGTCCGCCAGCCACTACCCCATCGCCCTGCACAAGCTGGGCCAgctcttgcagcagcagcagggccaggccaCGCTGAACGGGGAGAGTCGCGGGCCCGGCCAGATGTTAGAACAGCCGGAGTTTCAGACTCTCTGTCAGGCCATCATCAGTGGCTGCTCCAAGTTCGATAACTTCAGCATTGTCAACTGCCTGTACGCCGCTGCTGCACTGGGTGAGTGTCCCGGGCTGCTAGCGTCTGCCTGTGTGGGGTTGTCCACAGAAAATGgggaaagcaggcagagcaACTGGACGCAGGCTGGTGCTTGGGTTTGTGAGGTAACAGGAGAGcttgctgctctggctgctaTGAAGGAGGAAGGGTGTGCCAGAACAGGGGCTAGTGTCTGGGTTTGTGTGTGGGTTTACGTGTGAAGGTGGCTTTatggcaggcagagctgtgcccttTGAAGGGGGAGGCTCTGCCCTCTGCGGGAAGGGAATCTGCAGGGTGGACTCTGGGGGCTCAGCTGGCTGGACCACCCTGCATGTCAGCCCAAAGAGCAGTCGAAGCAGTGGCCAACAGTGCCTGGCAAGTTGCGGGATAAACCACTCCTTGAGTTTTGTTCCAGTCCCTGAAAATCAGCAAACAGCTGCGCATCAGTGTGAGAAGCAAGATCTTGGGTAAACCCTTTGCAAGCCACGAGCCCTGTGTTGGGCATTTGATATTCAGGAGAAAAGGTTCAAGCCTGGCTGGGTTCCTGCACAGCAGTAGCCTCTGGGCATTACggagcctgggctggtgggcagGCGTGTCCTGGGAACAGGACTGCGCCAGGGCAGCTGCGGGCCCCGCAGATTCTCTGCATATGCCCTGGCCTGTGAGGAAGGGGATCATGTCTGGCAgttgcctgcagcagcagggggctgccctccccaccccagtggttcctgccagccccatgctCCACTGTcccacatgcacatcttctgccattctgtttgcttttttttcccaccgCAGCTGCGTGCTGGGCTGAGGCCTTGGCCCAGCCACATATGGAGACGCCCAGTCCCGGCTGTGGGTTGATGCAGTAACTAGATCCTGCTGaaagtggggagggaagaagttTCTGCTCTTCCCCCCTCTGCCTCACAGCGCCTTGTGTTTGTTGACACTGAACTCTGGGCTGCCAGGCGCCTCTCCCCTCAGCTGGGCTCCCCCTGGCCTGCTCTGGTTTTGACCCACACTTTGTTCTCCATCTGTcacccttccctgctcaccatgCTTACCCACTTGTTAATGAAAACGCCAGTCTGCCTTTCTGAGGCCTTTTTTAAGGAACAAAGCAACTGCTCAGACCAATTCTTCACTTTTTCCACCTTCTGACTGATGTTTGATTaatgagaaaacacagcaaCTTACCCCATGCTGCCTTAGTTGCTTTAAAGcgcttttgaaaattaaaatcctgtCAGCTGGCTTAGGAGACCAGTGGGCTACCAGGGCCTCATACAGTGCATAATGCTTCATGCATCTCCTGAAAATATCTCTCCTGACACATGAGGGATGGCCTTTGCCTTTTTTCGTAGCCGCGCTGTGTGCCTGGCCTCCTGTCTTTCTGTGGCTGAATAATATGTAGAGttggaagaaagtattttccccAGGAGCCGAGTTTGAAAGACTAAAGCTAAAGTAGAAAATGGGAGACAATTAGAAATGTGAAAGGATTAATTCCTGTCATACAcggacaggtttttttttttgtaatatgtGGCTGTCTTATTTGTCTTccaacagaaacttttttttaaagtactttctGAGGTGTATTATTTATCTTTAAGCAGTTTGAGACTTAAGAAATAAACCTTTCATTTGTGGATGAACTAAGGGACATCCATTTTGGTGAAATGGGTGGGAATAATCCAACGCCTCTACGTGActttttctgcagtgcaaaCATGGTGGTGTTCTGGTCAGGCTTTGCCAAACCGGtcctcttcccctttctcaTCTTTGGTTTGTCACTGGCATGGCAAATCTGCCCTTCTCCAGCCATAGTCTCGTGCCTGAGCTTTCGAGGATGGTTGTGCCTAGTGAAGATGAGAGGTGGGGTCCGGCTGTCCCTAATCCCTTCCCTGTCACAGGCCTGCCTGGGGAATCACCGCTGGTGCGAGTGCTGGAGGACGAATCCCGGAGCCGCCTGGGCCGCTTCAACCAGAAGGATGTCTCCATGGTTTTCAGCAGCGTGATGCGGCTGCACCCGTccagcccccaccccctggTCGAGTCCTGCCTCAGCAGTTTGGAGCGGCACCTGGAGAAGGAGCGGCACCCCCAGAccctcttcctgctcctctcctACTACCGGCTGCGAGCGCAGGCGCTGCAGGGACACCCAGCCTCCGACCAGCAGCTGATCAACAACCGCAAGATCCTGCGCCTTGTCAGGCACACGCTGGGGCAAGTGAGTGCCATGCGGGAGCATGAGCTGGCCCTCTTGGACGAGATGCTGGCTCTGTGCGCCCAGGAGGCGAACAACAAGGCCCTGGAGGCCATCTTCAGCTCTCAGCTCTTCTACGAGAACCGCCAAGAGCGATTCATCCGCAGTATGGCAGGTGAGGGCAGGGTCTGCCCAGGCAGGGTCCCAGCCTTGCCCACTGTGCGAGCTTCCTCCCCGGTGTGGGGTGTGCTGGGCTCTGTCTGTGCATGTGGCAGCCTTGGAGCCTCCTTTCTTGGCCCCAGAGGATATCTGGGTCTGTGACAGCACCAGCTGGGGCCTGGCTGAGCACCAGTGAGGCCAGAGCAGGAGATGCCCTGCACTATGGCCACTCTGTCACTGACatcatcccagcccagcccttccTGGGGCTGTGAGCCTGCCTCACCTCAAGACTGGGAGCAGGTTGGTTTCGGTGGGGTTTCTAACAGAAGGCCCCCCATTCCATGCATGTTCCAACTGTGCCTTCTGGGTGCATGTGACTGGAATCTGCCCGAGCCTCTTCACAAGCCCCATAATTTGATGGTTTTTGGAAGCCACCTGGATTTCAGGAGAggtggctctgctgcccagGTCTCATTAcctcccacctgcctgcactgcctttCCTGCCCAGGCTGTAGTGGCTTTTGGAGAGCTGCATTTTGGACAGAGCCAGGCCCCTCTGACAGATACCCTGCTGTGGTTTGCTCTGTGCAGAGTGGCTccccaggaaggcagagaaCCTTACCCCCTACACCATGGCCCTCATTGCCAAGTATGTGGCCCGGCACCGGCTGCGTGAGCCACGGCTGCTTGATACCATCGCTAACTTTCTCCTGAAGCGTGGGGAGCAGCTTGACAGCAAGGTGAGTGTTGGCCCTGGTCTGTGGGGGACGcctggggctggctctggggatgccctggtgctggggggAACCAGGGCCCTTCTGTGCCATTGGGCTGGGGCTTCTTGCTGGGGACCAACTGGGACCTGGCCTGACCCATATGGGTTGTGAGAACCTGTTTCTACCTGGCTCTGGGCAGGCCTGGGCCTGACCTGACCTTCATCCCACTGCCTGGCCCGGCCccactccctctcctcctgcctgcaggtcATCCAGAAGCTGGTGTTTCCCTTCAGTCGCATGAATTACCGCCCATCCAACCACAGTGAGCTCTTCCCCAAGCTGGAGGCCATCCTGGAGCAGAAAGCCGGCAGCTCGCCCCTGGCAACAGTCAACATCCTCATGTCCATGTTTCAGCTTAGCCATTTCCCCCAGACTGTCCTGCACCAAGTCTTCTCCCCAGCATTCATCACCAATGTTATGAGTATGTTGGGTCTTTTCCAGGGTAAACCCAGCCATTAAAgcttggggctggggtggggatggACTTGGAAAGCGTTGGGCAGAACAGACTCCCCTTGGGAGCGCAGGACCACCTTGCtggcaggcagccccgccaGGAGTGTGGCTGGGCAAGGAGGGGCTGCCGGGGTGTCTAGCCAGCCATCCTCTCCCCACAGGCAGCCCCTACGCGCTGATCGTGCGCCGCTACCTCTCGCTGCTGGATGCGGCAGTGGAGCTGGAGTTCCATGATTACAGTGGCCCACGTCTCGACCCACGCTACCGTGTCCTCATGTTTGAGCATGCTCTGACAGCTGACGAAGCCAACAGAAAGTACAGGTCAGTGGTGGCGGCAGGCagtgtgctggggaggggagagcatGGCTGGGAGTGCAGTCTGCTGGGCACCCCGCTGCCTGTCCCTCGCAGGTGGGCAGAGTGGTGTCACTTGGGACATGTGGTCTGTGACCTTGTACTGGTAGGATCCCAGCTGGGGTAAAGGCCCGTACATGAGCTCTGAAGCCTGTAGTGGAGCAGTGTAGAATCATTTAGAATtctttagaatcacagaattgttgaggttggaaaagacccttaagatcacaAGAGTCtaaccattaacctaacactgccaacTCCACTgctaaaccacgtccctaagtgccatgtctacaggtcttttaaatttctccagggacggtgactccaccacttccctgggcagtgtgttccagtgcttggcaaccctttcagtgaggaAGAATACGTTGTTGGTGCAGCAATATTGGGAGgagcttttcttctgaatgaGTTGAAGCATGTCCCCTCCTTGCCCCAGAACAGCAGAGCCTGAAGCTCAAGGCTGTTATTATTTCTCACTCCCAGGCACCTTCCCATCTCTACAGATGTGCTCAGAGGGAGAACGTGGGTCGGCAGGGCTtggtggggcaggctgggggccCTCTCTAGTGTATCCTCCgactcttctttttcccctcagttacaaggggctggtggcagaggcCCTGCGGCAGCTGGTGGGAGAGGAGTGCTATCGGCAGGACGAGGTGCTGCCCCCAGGATACTGCACAGGTTGCCTGGCTGGGCGCGCGCtttggggcagggctgtggctctggggagggggctggcagtTGGGatctggggggctgtgggtgcagcagaagccctgcagctgcttgggGGAGGCCTGAGGCTGGGGGAATATTCAGGGCAGAACTAGATTTAGCTGCTTTGTCCCTGCCTTACCCTGGTGCTTTGGGACAAAGCTTCCTGAGCCACCCCTGCCGCAGGAGGGCTCAGCTGGGCCAGTGCAGCGGGGAGCTCCCTCTGCGCTCCTGTTTGCCGGGTTGGCTGGCACAACAGCCCACCGTGGGGCACATGGGGTCCCTGAGCCTGTGTTTTATCAGTAAAGGGGTCTCAAGGCCCAGTGCTGATCCCTGTTCTCTCTCTCCACAGACTTCCTGCTGTGGATTAACCGCTCGGGCACTGTGCTGCCTCTCTCCCGTGTTCCTGCAGCTTCCAAGGCTCCCTCTGCCCATGCTACAACTTCCCCTGCCGCCATCTCCTTGCGCACAAGCGTCCTGGCCCTGACCTCGGACTTGCAGGACTTTGCCCCATTTGCTCCAGAGACGCCAAGCAGCCCCCCGGGCTCCCGGGAGAGCAACTTGGCTGGGCGGTTCCTCCCCACGCTttgccctgccccgggggggccCTGCTACCAGCCCCCCTCGGACTATTACTGCGGCCTGAGCAAAGAGTCTTCCCTGgagagccagggcagctccaCGTTAAGCAGCCCTTCCGAGTGCCTCTCTGCGCAGCCAGCTGGCACCCCTGACTGCTCCCCCAGGGGCACCTCCTCAGCCACCCTCTTCCAGTTCCCCATCAGCAAGAttctggaggaggaggaggaggctaCCGCAGGCTGCCCTGGGCATGATCACAACTGCTTCCAGGGGGAGCAGGACCAGGAGGAACCGGAGGAAAGCAGCCCACCCCCTGTCGAGGATGCCTGCCCTCCACCCTCTCCGTGCCGGCCCAGCCCCAAGCGAGGGCCAGGCGATGGGCCGCAAGGAGCCGAAGAGATTCAGAGGTAACTGAGGTAGCCGGTCTGTGTCCCCGCTCCCTTCCAGCatcacagctgccctgggcccGTGCTGGCAccggctgcagcccctgctgtccccagcattcagccccagcccccttctgccctgtgctgccaggTGCCCGGTGGCCAcgcaggctgtgctgcagagacccctgtccccaccaccccccggccccggggtgCAGCATGTCCCAGCTGGGCGTGCTGCCGGGCATAGGGGGTGCTGCCCTTCAcccactgcagtgctggggaccAGGTGCGGGCCACactgctgcctgtcctgcctgcagggTCTGTGGCGTGGGGTAACGCTGCTCTTCTcccctggctctgtcctctgcAGGGTGGTGCTGTCGGTCAATGACAAATGGCATTACTGCCAGAACTCCGACATACTTGTGGGCTCGCGAGCCATGAGGGACAGGCACTTGCGACTGCTGGGCTACTGTCTGGTGCAGGTAAGCAGGGGActgcccccttcccctcctcccgCCAGGCAGAAACAGCCCGTGGCTGTGTGACGAGATGGGTGACAGGCTGCGGGCGGCAGAGCTGGCATCCCCACTGTAAACAATCCAACAGGAGCCATCCTTCCATGCTTGCTGCTCATGAGAGGAAGCAGCGACTCATCCTTATGACTCCTTTTTGCCCTCCCCCGCCACACcccaagatttttttcattgcagctgGCAGGTGATGCCAGCCCTGGTGCCCCAGTGGAAAGTACAGACAAGGGGCCAGCCCCTTCCTGTCTGCTGGCCCAGCAGGAATCCCATCCTGCGGGTCTGCCGCCTGGAGCTTGGACCCAACCTGcttgctgggcagggaggggagaaggggaagtTGGCTCAGCCTGGGCCCAGCAGgcatgtcagcagcagcagtgtctgcTGCAGGGCCTCGGGTGGAAACCAAGTGGGGGATGTGGCTCGGCCTGATAACCTGCGCTGTGGTCCTGGCTGTCAGTTCTGCAAGCATGGATGTGCAAGTGGAGGCGAGGCAAGGAGGGAAACCTCCCTTCGGTGCCTGTCTCAGAGCTCTGGTCCATTTGGTGCAGCCTCTGTGAATAGAGAAGCCCTCGAGGCTTCGCCACACCTTCGCAATTGtcttcagatttctttgaaaacttcagATGTTGTTTTAAGGTGTGCAGCTTCTATAAGCCTATTTGTGGGGTGATTTTTAGCTTGAGGACAGATCTTTCTGAGGAAAACAACTCAGAAGCGCAGGCCTCTTATTCCTGTTTACTTTACTTCAGAGATCACCTGAGTTGCAGTCATAGCTCTACCAAGCAGTCCCATAACCATTTCTTAAAGCTTCTTACCTCCCCTGCTGCGACGGCACAGCGTGCCAACACAAAGCTCCTCCTAATTTCATAATTTGCAACATACATAGTTCAGAAGCCCTTTGTTTATGCATAGCTTTGGCAGTCCTGTGACTCAGGTTGGGGTATTTCCTTGGAGATCCCAAAGTGCAGAGCAGTGGAGCGGGACCAGCTCTCCTGTGCACTGCGCCCTGGGTCTCTCTTGTGCTGGCATTCAGgacgggctgcccagggccagCCATGTCCCCAGGCAGCAGTGGGGACCAGCAGCTTTGTTGTGCAGAGGAGGGCTCCCCAGTGTCCACTGCTGGGCTCAAGGCCGATGCCGCAGGCTCTCGCTGCATGTCTGGGCTCCGGGATGCCCTTGGTTGAGGAAAGGCGCTTGGCacagctgcccctgctcccaTCTTTGTGCCACTGCGTCCGAGAGCCAAAAGCTGCCCTTTCCTGCTTGCCCTCTGCCCAGCACACTTGccacccacagcagccagggACTGTGCTCACCCTGCAGTTGGCCCAGCTGTGGGGTCCATGCCCCATCTCAGGCTGTCTCTGGTAACCGCTACTGCTGGGGTCTGCGCCCCTAGTGCAGGTCAGGGCTGCTGATCACCAGCCCCTTGCTCTGAGGAGCAAGGCAGAATGGGCATGGGTGCAGGCAAGGAAGAGCATGCTCTGGCTCCTCGTGTGCACAGGGAGGTGCTCCGTCCGGCAGCATGCTGTGAGGTGTCGGGACCCGCCTGATGAAAGCTGCAGGAGCTCTTCCCCTTTGCTCAGCGTGCCTTATCAgtgtgcagctgctggcatGGTTAGCTCCCTTTGGGTATGTAACAACAGGCACTCTGGTCCCATCCCCTCtactcctccagcagcacatgGTGGCAGATCGTGAGAAGATGAGTCAGAAATGGACTGTGGATAGTCCAAGGACTCCTGCAACAGAGCATGTGTCTGAACAGCCATGTTGAGTCACCCTGACGGACCTCTTCTCTCAGCATTGTATTCCTCTTTGGTCCTGTATTTCTTCCACACCTGCAGCATCCAGTGCCAACAAGCTTCAGGCAGTACTACTTGCAACAGgctctgtttgttttaaacctgCTGTCTGGTTAGCCAGCATGGTGATGCTGGGTCTGGTACCACAAAGGAGTgaagagcagccctgtggtTACCTTCTTCTGTGCTTGTGGTTCCAGAGGTCGCTTCCCTTTAGCCACCCCTTTAAGACAAAGAACCCCAGGCAGTTCAACTTCTTCCTGAGTTGAAGCTGCTTCATAGCTTGGTGGTTACTCTTCTTGTTTGAGGTTTATTTCCtctatttcttcttctgacaCCTTTACAGAATCACGGAGTAGTTGAGGTAGTAGCAGGGGcttctggagatcatccagccCAACTCTGgctcacctacagcaggttgctcagtACTATGTCCTGTCAAGTTCTGAATGGCTCAGTGACAGTTTGCTttctgggtaacctgttccagACTCAAGGCCCATGCTGCTTTACCCTTACAGTACAAGAggattttcttgtgtttggGGGAGCATGTTTGTGTGTAGCTTTTTCTTAAGTTTAAATGGGATTTCCAGTATTTTGGGTTTGTGCCCTTGCCTCACTctctgtcactgggcaccactagGAGTCTGGATCTGTCGTCTTTGGGTATTTGTACATATAGATAAGATGCTTCgatccttttcttctccagctctgtcagCCTCTTCTCATGTATCATGTGCTTTAGTCCCgtaatcatctttgtggctctGCACCAGACATGTTCCGCTATACCCATGTCTTGTTCTGGGGAGCCCAGCTTTGGACactccagatgtgtctcaccagtgctgagcagcagagaaggATCCGTTCCCTCAGCCTGCTCACCATGCTCTTCCTAACACAGCCTGGGATGCTGTCGCGCCTTTGCTGCAAGGGAGCACTGCTGGCCAGCATTCAGTTTGTCCATTGGGACCCTTAGTcccttttctgcaaagccacTTTCCAGCCAGTTGgccccagcctgtcctggttCGTGGGGTTATTCCCTGCTAGGGTCAGGGCTTGGCCCTTCCCTGCCTGGGGGCCATTTCTCCAGCCCTTTTGGGTccttctgaatggcagcacCACCATCTGGTGTGTCAGCCGCTCCTCCCCGTCTGGTACTGTGCGGCCTTGCCAGGGGTGCACTTGGTCCGGGTCACTGATGAGGATACTAATCAGCATTGGCCCCCATACTGACTGCTGGGGTATGTGGCTTGTGACTTGGTCCAGCTGGACGTTGTGCCTGTCTGCAGCTCTTTGACCCTGGCAGTTCAGCCCTCCTTGTATTTAATTTAAGGCCTTCTCTTGCTGACTGTTGCATTGCCGCGTGTGTGCTCAATGGGTGCTGGACTGCCTGTCATGTCTGGCATGCTGCTAAGCTGTCTGGCTGTGTCTGTGTGACCGTGCCAGGGCCGGCTCCTCCTCGGGGTGCCGCTGatctgtagcagcagcagctgcgggTTTGGCAGTGCCTctgagcagggctgctgtggcACAGTGCACAGGGGCTGCCCGCCGTGACTGCAAAGGGCATTGACGGATCTTGCACCCGGACCCTTCCTTGCCTCTGTCCTCTGGTCCAACCTGTGTGCTGCTTCCACCCCTCTGGCAGGCGGTGGGAGTGCTGTGACAGGGTCACCTACTGTGggccctctgctctgcccacaGGTGCTCTGGCTCTTGGCCCTTTCCAAGGTAGGTGTTCTTTTACCTGGTGGTCCTGACCTTTTATTGACAGCCAGCTCTTTTCCCTTGAAAGTTTCTAGGTGAGGACACGCTCCTTCCTTCCCAGGATCCtgccctgaaaagcagctggatcTGATGTTCCCACAGACCCTGTCCTGGCTCTGGCATTACTTGCTTCCAGTCTGTTTGCGTGTGAAGGAGTTTTCTGTGTTCTTGATCCTTCCATAGTGTCTGAAGGGCAAGCCTGCTGGGGAGGCAgaccctgcagagctgggcagtgAGGAAATGAGCATGAAGCAGTGGAAGGAGATGGCTTTGTAGCAGAACTGCCAGAAACCTTTGATTCAGGAGCCAGAGGACTTGGTTCCTTCTCCCCAGACAAAGTTAGTAACCTTTTCGCCCCTGGCCTGCATGGGACTGCTGGAGAACACCGCCTGTCTGCTGTCCCGGGGCAGTGTGTGCAGTTTGTCCATGTGTCCCATCCCAGTTGCTCATCTGTGATGGTCGCAAACAGGTCCTGAGCCCTGTGCAGCGCCCATGTCAGGATCTAGCCTTTCTGTGGAGTCCCTGTGTCATCTGTGCCAAATTTTCCCATCCTGGCCCCTCACGATGCCTATTGCTAGCCCTGTTTCTCAATGAGCTGGTAAGAAAAAGCTTCCTCCTTTGCAGGCCAACTCCTATGTGTCATGATCTGCAACTCCCGAGGGATGGCAGTGGCCTCTCCAAGCAGCCTTGGATGCTTCTGGTATAGTAGACCACCCCCTTGCCGTGCAGGGAGCGCTTCCCCAACAGCTCTCCTGCAGacccagccctgtgcaggctCCTCCAGAAGGCTgggccccagccctgctccgaGTGGGCTTCATGAATGCAGCCCCTGCAGGGCCCTGGTCTCCTGCCGTCCATGGACGGTGCAGGACCAGCTGGgtggcacagccctgagcagcgCAGCCGGTGGGTCACTTCCCCGCAGAGGGGGATGCTTTCCCCCTGCTCTCCAGGGTGGCCAGAGCTGCCTCCTGGTGTGCGGGGCTCATCCGCTCAGCCCtaggggctgggaagggcaggtGAGTTCTGGGCTGAGCACTGCCCTGCATAGCtccggccccagccccctgcgGCTGCCTCTTTTAGCAGGATCTCCAAGCCTGGAGGAGGCTTCTCCTGTACTTCCATGTTcccaggtgggatggggcaggactCCTCTTGTGCCTGGGTAGCAAAACACACCGAGAGCTGGACTGCGGTGGGGTGAGCGTGCAGGTCCTGTTGCTTTTAGCCCTCTGTGGTGCTGCCAGGCGGCCAAGGCGTGTGGGTGACAGCCACCCTTAGTCGTGCTCCATGAGCACTGATGGTGCCTTCGGGGATGTTGGACCAGCAGAGCTTCCAGCCGCCCTGGCAAGCTTTGCTCCCCGGTCCCTGAGAGCAACGTGGAGGGG
Coding sequences:
- the FASTK gene encoding fas-activated serine/threonine kinase, encoding MLRLLPWLRALTRESVRPGVLQGLAAGDRSRAGMYPTCYCAGKAKQRAVLLPLDPYGHGLLHTFPPDAYRTRGHGKRKSWNFIHEKMSYDTFFTMKRLIERSRSVGEVLRWVTQNPSKVSASHYPIALHKLGQLLQQQQGQATLNGESRGPGQMLEQPEFQTLCQAIISGCSKFDNFSIVNCLYAAAALGLPGESPLVRVLEDESRSRLGRFNQKDVSMVFSSVMRLHPSSPHPLVESCLSSLERHLEKERHPQTLFLLLSYYRLRAQALQGHPASDQQLINNRKILRLVRHTLGQVSAMREHELALLDEMLALCAQEANNKALEAIFSSQLFYENRQERFIRSMAEWLPRKAENLTPYTMALIAKYVARHRLREPRLLDTIANFLLKRGEQLDSKVIQKLVFPFSRMNYRPSNHSELFPKLEAILEQKAGSSPLATVNILMSMFQLSHFPQTVLHQVFSPAFITNVMSSPYALIVRRYLSLLDAAVELEFHDYSGPRLDPRYRVLMFEHALTADEANRKYSYKGLVAEALRQLVGEECYRQDEVLPPGYCTDFLLWINRSGTVLPLSRVPAASKAPSAHATTSPAAISLRTSVLALTSDLQDFAPFAPETPSSPPGSRESNLAGRFLPTLCPAPGGPCYQPPSDYYCGLSKESSLESQGSSTLSSPSECLSAQPAGTPDCSPRGTSSATLFQFPISKILEEEEEATAGCPGHDHNCFQGEQDQEEPEESSPPPVEDACPPPSPCRPSPKRGPGDGPQGAEEIQRVVLSVNDKWHYCQNSDILVGSRAMRDRHLRLLGYCLVQLPYTELEKVSGIEEAKHYLRQKLRELRF